Part of the Halobaculum halobium genome, GCGCGGCGCGAGCGTCGTCGTCACCGACGGCGCCATCGACGACGCGGTCGCGGCGGCGGTCACGGGCGCCGAGGGCGAGCACGCGTTCGTCTACGGGTTCGCCGACTTCGTCGACGAGGCGACTGCGTCGCTGGACGCCGCGGGCTACGCGGACGACGCGAAGATCGAGAATTTCGGGTAATCGGCCGACGTGGAGCCGCTGACCTGACGCGGCTCAGACGAGGCTGGCGCCGTCGAAGTCGGCGCGGGCGTACTCGACGTCCATGAGTTCGAGGAGGGTCGGCGCGATGTCGAGCAGGTCCGCGTCCGTGATCGTCGCGTCGGGTTCGTCGACGAACAGCGTCGCGTTCTCGAAGCTGTGCATCCCGTTTCGCGGCCCCGTCGAGAAGACGCCGTCGTCGTGGGACTTGAACTTCGCTTTCAGGTCGAAGCCGTGGTTCGGGATGATCGTCAGGTCGGGTGCGATGTCGTCGTGGTCGCCGCGGAACGCGTCTTCCTTCTCGACGACGCGCTTGGCGACGGGCGTCCCGTCGGGGCCTTCGAGCGCTTCGATCTCGGCTTTCAGCTTGTCGCGGACGGCCTCGTACTCCGACTTGGGCACCGACCCCCGTGGTTCGCGACCCTCGAGATTGAGGTACAGTCGGCCGGGGATGAGCGAGTATGCGCGCGTGTCGTCGTCGATGTCGCCGAGTTCCTCGTGGTCGTCGCCCGCAAAGGAGAGCCACCCCTCGTCTTGGAGCCACTGGTTGATCTCGACTTCGTAGTCCTGGACGGTGAACCCGTGATCGGAGGCGACGACGAGCGTCACGTCCTCCGGAAGCATGTCGCGGATCTCGCCGACGTAGTCGTCGACCTTCTCGTAGAAGGACATGAACTCCTCGTAGTACTCGCCGTCGCGGGCGTAGTCCTCGAACAGGAAGTGGTTCACGCGGTCGGTCGTCATGAACACCCCGAAGAACAGGTCCCAATCGTCCTGTTCGATGTAGTGGGTGAACGCCTCGAATCGCTTGTCGAGCGTCTCGTGAGAGACGTCGAGGAACTCCGACTTGTCGTCGTTGTGCCCCAGCTTCGCGTTCGTGTCGATCCGGTAGTCGATCGACTCCAAGTAGTCCCGGAGGTCGTCCGGGTAGGCCGCCTTATCGACGCCCGGAGAGAGGAACCCGGAGACCATCCGCTGGACGTTGCGCTGGGGAGGGAACGTCACCGGGACGTTCAACACGGTCGCGTCGCGGCCGTTGTCCGCGATCCGATCCCAGACGCGCGTCGCCTGCACGTCACGCCCCATCGGGACGTACGTGTCGTAGCTCCCGATCTCGCGGTCTTGGAAGCCGTACACGCCCGTCTCCCCGGGATTGACGCCGGTCGTGAGCGAGGGCCAGCACGCCGACGACTCCGGCGGCACGATGGAGTCGATCGCGGCGGCCGACCCCTCATCGGCGAGTGCGGCGAAGTTCGGGAATCGACTGGGATGTTTCTCAAGCAGCGAGTGCGGAACCCCGTCGATACCGATGAACGCGACCCGGGGGTCGTCGTCCCCGCGAAGTCGATCGAATAGTCCCATGGACGCTCTTTCCGCGGGGGCGGGTAAAGTAATTCAGGTTCTGTCGGTCGGTATCGGCTGTCCGGGACGGCGGCAACGCCCGCCGACCGACTCCCGGAACGGCCGACGAGTCGCTCTCGCACTCGTCGGCACCGTTTTGCCGGCACCGCTCGCAGGCACTGTCGATGGCAGACAAGGGGGACGCCGAACCGGATCCGTTCGACGCGTTCCGCCAGCTGCGGTCGGTACCCGGTGACGTCCTCGTCCTGTCGCTGGCGATGTTCGCGTTCAGCCTCGGCTTCCAGGCGACGGGGCGGTACCTCCCGCAGTACCTCGCGGTCTTGGGCGCCTCCAGCCTCGCACTCGGGGTGTACGGCTCGCTCGGTAACCTCATCTCGGCGGTGTTTCCGTACCCCGGCGGCGCGCTGTCGGATCGGCTCGGCTCGCGCACGTCGCTGACGCTGTTCGGCTTCGCCTCCACGCTCGGATTTCTCGTGTGGTGGGCGGCCGACCCGTACCGCGGAGTGGCCGTCGGACCGACGAACCTCGCGGTCGTCATGATCTTCCTTGGGTTGTTCCTCTCGCAGGCGTGGAAGTCGTTCGGGCTCGGCGCCACCTTCGCCGTCGTCAAGCAGTCGGTGGCGCCGGATCGGCTCGCCTCGGGGTTCGCCGCCACGGAGACCTTCCGACGGACGGCGTTCCTCCTCGGGCCGCTGCTCGTCGCGGCCGTCCTCTCAGCGTACGCGTTCACAGCGGGGTTCCGACTCGTGCTGTTGGGCGCGGCGGTCGTCGCGGCGATCGCCACCGTGGCGCAGTACGCCCTCTACGACGCCTCGAACGACTCGATCGGAAAATCCTTCGAGGGCGTCGGTATGGTGGTCGAAGACCTCCGGTCGCTCCCGGATACGCTGGGCCCGCTGCTCGTCGGCGACACGCTGGTGCGCTTCGCCAACGGGATCGTGTACGTGTTCTTCGTGCGCGTCGTCGTGGACGTGCTCGCGGTCGGCGCGACGCTCCCCGTCGTCGGCGACCTCTCGCCGGAGGCGTACTTCGGGGTCCTCCTCGGCGTCGAGATGGCCGTCGCCCTGCTCACGATGATCCCCGTCGCGCGCCTCGCGCGCTCGGTCGGGCTCAAGCCGGTCGTCGCGATCGGGTTCGCCGTCTACGCGGTGTTCCCCGCGATGCTGATCTTCGCGCCGCCGGACCCGGCCGTGCTCGCGGTGCTGTTCGCGTTCTCCGGGCTCCGGTTCGCGGGGCTGCCAGCGCACAAGGCGCTCATCGTCGGCCCGGCCGAGGCCGACGCCGGCGGACGCGTCACGGGGACGTACTACCTCGTCCGCAACGTGGTCACCATCCCGAGCGCCCTCGTCGGCGGCTGGATCTACGGCCGCTCGCCGGAGACGGCGTTCGCGCTCGCGACGGTCGTCGGGCTCGTCGGCGTCGCGTTCTTCGTCCTGCGCGGCCGGGAGTTCGAGGCGTACGCGGGCGCGTGAGGCCCGGCCCACTCGACGGCGTCGACCGCTCCGACGCGAGTTCCGTGCCGCCCTCTCGGGTCCACCGGGACGGGGCGATGGGAATTTGAAGCGGGGCCGCCAACGGAGAGCGTGAGCGAGGAGTCACGCGACGCAAGCGACGGACCCGCCCCGGCCGAGGGGCGCCCGGATCGACCCCCGATAGCCGGGCTGATGGACACGCTATCTGTGAAGCGCAACGTCGTGATCGGGGCGGTCGTCGGCGTCGCCCTCGCGGTCGCCGTGTACGTGGTTCGGGCCCTCGAACTCCTCGGGCCGGTCGGCGGCACCCGCGAGTACCCCGTGCTCGGGGCCGACGGGTTCTTTCTGCTGCTCGCGTTCGTACTCGCGTCGGCGACGACGCTGTTCGTCGCCTCGGCGCTGACCGTCGTCGCCGCGGTCCGCGCGCTGCGGACGCCCGAGGAGTGACGCGACGGGTGCCCGCAGGAACGACGCGCACCCGCGGGAATCGGCCGATCCTCGCCGGAACCCAAAAGTCGGTTCGGTGCGTGATCAGTTCACATGGTCGGGGTCCTCACCGAGCCCGTCGTCCGCCTCCTCCTCACGGGGGTGTTGTGTCTCGTCCCGACGATCGCGTTTCTCGGACTGCTTCGGCTCCTCGAGCGCCTCCGTAACGACGTGCTCGTCGAGCACACGATTCGGATGGCCGCCGAGGAGGGTGCGACGGCGGGCGCCGCCGCGACCAGGGCGGATCCGGCTGTCGCGTTCGGTGTCGCTCGCGATGGCTCGACGGGCCGGTCCGAGCCCGAACCGGCGGACGAGACGGACTGGGAGGACCCGCGGCCGACCCGCCGGCTCGTGCTGTGTTCCGCCTGTGCGACGCTGCGGTCGCCGCGCCCCGGGGCGTGTCCGACGTGCGGGGCGGCGCTCGATGCGGCCGCAGACCGGTCGGACGCCGATCTCGACCCCGAGGGGGAGCCTCGCCGCCCGTGAGTCGGGGCGTCAGTCCACCTCGAACTCCTCGGGAGAGCCGGCCATCGCCGTGAGTCGCTCGGCGCCCGCGCGGGTGCCCTTCGCGATGAGCACGTCGCCCGGACGCAACCGCGTGTCGGCGCCCGGTGAGACCTCCCACTCGCCGTTCTCAGTCTCCGATTCGTCAGCGGCGGTCGCGGTCTCGTCGCCGTCGGCACGCCCGGCCGGGTCGCCGCGGCGGACGGCGATGACGCGCATGCCCGTCGCCGTTTTTACCTCCTGATCGCCGAGCGTCGTGCCGGCGAGCGCCGATCCGTCGGTGACGACCGTGCGGACGATGACCTCGTCGGACTCCTCGACGGCCTCAGCGACGACCGGGTGTGCTTTCAATCCGCGGAGAACGCCCTCGCTGATCTCGAGGGCGGCGTCGCTGATCACCTCGGTCGCCGACGCCAGGTGGACCAGTCCGCGCAGGCTGACCGGGTCATCGACGCGAGCGGCCGCCTGGAGCGTCCACGCCTCGAAGCGCGATTTGAGGGCGTCCACTTCCGCCTCCAGCTCGGCGACCTCCTCGGCGACGCCGCGGCTGTCGAACAGTACGGCGCCGTACGCCAGGTCGACCGCGAGCTCGCTCATGTTCTTCATCAGGACGATGGAGTCGACGGCGCGTTCGAGGGCTGCGTCGGCGGCCCCCGGGGAGTCGGGCGACTCGTACGGGTCGCCCGAGGCGACTTCGTACACCTCGCGCAATCCCTCCTCGAACCCCCGGAGGATCAACGTGTCGCCCGCGCCGAGGGCCGTGTCGCGGTCGGGGTTGGTGATCCAGCGGGCCTTGCCGGTCGCCTGCTCGCGGCGGACGGCGATGACGCGCACGCCCGTCTCGGTCTCCATGTTGATGCCCCCCAGCGTCTGGCTGACGTACGAGGAGTCGTCGGTGACGGGGACGCGGACGAGCGTCTCAACCGCCTCCGGCAGCGCGGCGCGCATCGCGTCGGGGAGTCCCACCTCCTCGAGCACGACCTTCGCGATGTCGCCGGCGGCGTCGCTGATCTTCTCGGCGGCGCCGACGACGCCCAGCACGGGCGCCAAGTCCTCGACGTCCTCCGGCGAGCGCGCGGCCATCATCACGCTCATGCGCGCCTGAAGTTGGAGCACGTCCATCCGCGATTCGAGCGTCAGCACCTCCGCCGCGAGGTCCGGGCTGCCGTGGAGCACCGCCGAGAACGACAGGTCGATGAGCAGCTCCGCGGTGTCTTTCATCTCGGCCAACACGGCCTTCACGCTCACCGGTTCGTACTCGACGGGCTCGTCTCGATGCATCCGATCACTCGGCAGTTCGACGGGCCGGCAGAAAAGGGTTGCTCGCGCGGGAGGACCCCTCAGGCACCCCTTCGCTCACAGGGGATTACGCCCGGTCAGCGTCCGGAAACAGCCGGTAAGAGGTACGGCCGACGGCAACGTCTTTCTGTTCGCCGTCGGGGGCGACGCTGGAGACCAGCGTGTCAGTGAACCCCATCGAGCCGCCCGCCCGGAGCACTTCCGCCTCGACCCGGAGGTCGTTGGTTGCGGGTCGGAGGTAGGTGACGTTGAGGTCGGTCGTCGCCAGCGACCCGTTCGTCGGGTCGTCGAACGTCGACCGCAGAGCGAATCCGGAGGCGGTGTCCACCAGCGTCGCCGCGATACCACCGTGGATGGATCCGACCGGCGAGCCGGGGTTGACCAGCTTCTCGTCGTAGGGAACGGACATGACGATCCGGCCGCGCTCCAGCTCCTCGACGGTGAGATCGAGCCACGAGAGGAATCCGTGGCTTTCGATGAACGCCTGCAGGAGATCGACGTGATCGGCGTCGATCGGGTCCGGTTCGTCTGTCGGGCCGTCGTGCATGTTCCGAGGACCGCCGGCGCCGTACTTCACGGTTCGGTTCGATCGGTCGGAGTCGTCCCGTGGCTCAGTCGTCGTTGCCGGCGTCGTCGATCTCGCTCACACTGGTCTCGGCGGGCGGTGCCGTCCCGTTGCCGCCCTCGCCGAAACCGGCCGAAAGGATACGCGTGAGCGCCTCCTCGACTTTCTCGTCGGTCTCTTGGAGATCCTCGGACTTGACCTCCATGACGTAGCCGGTGGTGATGTTCGGCGCCGTGGGCATGAACACGACCTCGCGACCGTCGCTCGTCGTCTTCCCCGTCTTGAACGCCGTCATCCGCATCCCGTCCCACGGTTCCAGCTTCACCGGCGTCTGGAGGTCCTCGGTGCCCGTGAGCGCGGTTTCGACCGCCAGCTTCGAGGCGTTGTAGATGACGCGGAGTCCGGGGACGCGGTTGATCGTGTCGTCGAGGAGCCCCTCGGCGAGGCGTCCGGCGGTCGTCCGCATGAGGTATCCCGCCGAGAACACGAGCAGGATGAACACGACGAGCGCCGTGATCACCTCGGCGAACTCGTACACGGCGACGTACTGCGGGTTCGGGTTCTCCGGTGTGATCGTGGGGACGAACGGGAGCGCCGACAGGAGATTGTACAGCCAGTTTGCGACGAAGACGATGACCAGAAGCGGCGTGATCACGACCAACCCGCTCGCGAAATCACGCTTCCACGTAGACATTCGGAGTTCACCCCGGATTCGGAGGCGGAGGCATATCAGCCCTTCTACACGGCCTCCACCCCGCGAACCGCCTCGCGGCTATTGACACGTCGCTCCCGTGTCGCTTCGCGGCCGCTCAGACGCCGACGACCGCTCGCAGGGCGAACAGGGCGTTCCCCTTGCGCTCGCGCACGCGACGGTAGAAGTACGAGAGCCACTTGTCACCGTACGGCGCGTACTGCCAGGTCTCGACGCCCTCGTCCGCGAGGCGACGTTGTTCGTCCTCGCGAACGCCCATGAGCATCTGCACCTCGTAGTCGGCGCCGTACTCGGCCGACAGCTCCGACGCGAGGGCGATCATCGTCGGGTCGTGGCTCCCGACGGCGATCCCGCCGTCGCGCTCTTTGAACAGGAACTTCAGGTTCTCGCGGTACGCCTCGTTCACGTCGGTCTTGTCGGTGTAGGCGATCGACTCGGACTCGTCGTACGCGCCCTTGACGAGCCGGATCTTCCCGGGCACGTCCGCCAGCCGGTCGAGATCCGAACGGGTTCGACGGAGGTTCGCCTGCACGCACTGCCCAACGCCGCCGTCGAACTCGCGGGCCAGCGTCTCGAACGCGTCGAGCGTCGCGTCGGTCGTGTCGGCGTCTTCCATGTCGCACCAGACGAATACGTCGTGCTCGTCGGCCGCCTCGACGATCCGGCGGACGTTCTCGCGGAACACCTCGTCGGCGATGTCGATGCCGAGTTGGGACGGCTTCACCGAGACGCAAGCGTCCAGATCGGTGGCCCCGATATCGCGGACCAGCGAGACGTACGCGTCGGCGTCGGCGTCGGCGGCCGCGCGGTCGTGGTAGTGCTCCCCGAGGAGGTTGAGGATCACCTTCACGTCGTCCTCGTTGGCGCGGCGGACGTGGTCGAACGCCGCGGCCGGCGTCTCCCCCGCGACGAACCGGCTGGCGATGGGCGGGATCATGTCGGTGGCAACGCTTGCCGGTCACGCGTCTTGAGTTTCGCGGATCCGTCGCGGCGAGGCGGATCCCGCCCACTTAACACCGGACGCGAACCAGCCAAACCCGATGGTCGCACTGCTCGAACTCGTCGCGAGCGCGCTGTGGGCGATGCTGCCGGCGTACGTCCCGAACAACGCCGCCGTGCTCGCGGGCGGCGGGGCGCCGATCGACGGCGGGCGGACGTGGGGCGGCCGCCGCGTGCTCGGGGACGGGAAAACGTGGCGAGGTACCGCGATCGGCACGCTCGCGGGCGTCGCGCTCGCGCTCGCGCTCAACGCCGTCGCCGTCCCCGTCGGCGCCGCCGCCGGCATCGACCTGCCGGCGTTCCCGCCGCTGGCGGCGCTCGCGCTCGCGCTCGGCGCGATGCTCGGCGACATCGGCGCCTCGTTCATCAAGCGCCGGTCGGGCCGCGAGCGGGGCGCCGCTTTCCCCGGGCTCGACCAACTCGACTTCGTCGTCGGCGCACTCGCGCTCGCACTCGTGCTCGCCCCCGGGTGGGTGCTCTCGACGTTCACGCTCGAACGCCTCGTCGTCGTGCTCGTCGCGACGCCCCTGTTGCACGTCGCGACGAACGTCATCGCGTACCTGATCGGCGTGAAGAACGAACCCTGGTAACGGGGCTGGAGCGTCCCCGTCGCGGCCGCGCGAGCCCCCACGAACTCACGCGTGAGAATCGGGGCGGTGCGGTTTTTACGCCGCCCCGCGCCGGTCCGGACGTGAGCGAACCGGACGCAGTCGAGTCGAGCGACCCTCCCGAGGGAGTCGAGGAGGAGGGCGAGCTGTCGCCGCGCGAGCAGATCCGGGTCTCGTTCCCGACCATCGCGCTGGCGTTCATGCTGCTTGCGGCCGCCAGCGTCGCCGGGATCGGCGGCGTCGTCGCGACGGGGATCGGCGGCGAGCCGATCGATCGGCCCGAGGGCTTCTCCTTCGCCGTCGTCGGCGAGGGTGACGACACGGCCATCGTCGTCACCCACCCCGACGGCACCGTTCCTTCGGAGGAGCGCGTCGTCGTCGTCGACGAGGCGGGGACGAAGGTGCCGTGGACCGACCTCCGGACGGACACTGGGGAGGCGGAGATCACCGGCCGAAGCGCACTCGCGTGTCCGACTCAGGGCGCGACGTACCGCGTCGTGTTCGAGGGCCGCGCGGCGGATCACACCGTCGGCGCTTACGAGGTCGACGCGCCGATCCCCGCGAGCGTCGTCGAGCGGTGTGAGGCCGCGAACTGACACCGAACGGGGAGGTCCCCTCCGGGACGCGGACGAGTCCCCGCGGCGGCCTCGGACCGATAACCTTTCGCGCCGTCGTGCGCCTTCCACGACTATGACCGACGCGACCACCGACGCCGTCACCGACGCGGAGCTGATCGCCGCGCTCCGGGACGCAGAGGCCGTGCTGTTCGGCGAATTCGAACTCGCCCACGGCGGGACGAGCGACTACTACGTCGACAAGTATCGCTTCGAGACGGACCCCACGTGCCTGGGACTCGTCGCCGAGGCGTACGCCGAACGCGTCGGCGACGCGACGCTCGCGGGCGTCGCCCTCGGCGCTGTCCCGCTCGTCGCCGCGACCGCCGTCGAGACCGGGTCGCCGTACGTCATCGTTCGGAAGGCCGCCAAGGAGTACGGCACCGGGAACCGGATCGAGGGGACCCTCGACGAGGGCGAGGAGGTCGTGGTGCTCGAGGACATCGCCACGACCGGGCAGTCCGCCCTCGACGCCGTCGAGGCGCTGCGAGAGGCGGGCGCGACCGTGAACAGGGTGCTCGTGGTCGTCGACCGCGAGGAGGGCGCCGCGGAACTGATCGCCGACCACGGCGTGGAACTGGAGTCGCTGCTGACGGCCACGCGGCTCCTCGAAGACAGGTAACGAGAGCGTCGGTCGGGTCCGTCCGTTGTCGCCGCAACCAGCAACGGCGTCGACCGCCAGGGAAGATACCCACACATACGTAACGCTGGTACTTCTCTTTGTACCCGAATTCGAAGTGTTCATACTTGCACGAACGAGCATAGATCCATGAACAGGGCCGAGAAGGCCGCCCTGCAGTTGCAGGCGGTCGCCGTGTTGCGGACGCTGAAGGAGACGCGAACGTACGACGAACTCGCGGAGGTGACCGGCCTTCCGGCGGGCGACCTGAACCGATACGTCAACGGACACGTCCTCCCGGGCGCCGAGCGCGCCCAGGAGGTCGTCGGCGGCATCGGTCGCGAGACGCTCGCGGCCGAACTGGAGGCGCGTATCGGCTTCGACGACGAGGGGTACGTCGACAACTCCGGCGTCGTGTTCGACCAGCCCTTCCTCGATCTGG contains:
- a CDS encoding DUF502 domain-containing protein, producing the protein MSTWKRDFASGLVVITPLLVIVFVANWLYNLLSALPFVPTITPENPNPQYVAVYEFAEVITALVVFILLVFSAGYLMRTTAGRLAEGLLDDTINRVPGLRVIYNASKLAVETALTGTEDLQTPVKLEPWDGMRMTAFKTGKTTSDGREVVFMPTAPNITTGYVMEVKSEDLQETDEKVEEALTRILSAGFGEGGNGTAPPAETSVSEIDDAGNDD
- a CDS encoding MFS transporter; the protein is MADKGDAEPDPFDAFRQLRSVPGDVLVLSLAMFAFSLGFQATGRYLPQYLAVLGASSLALGVYGSLGNLISAVFPYPGGALSDRLGSRTSLTLFGFASTLGFLVWWAADPYRGVAVGPTNLAVVMIFLGLFLSQAWKSFGLGATFAVVKQSVAPDRLASGFAATETFRRTAFLLGPLLVAAVLSAYAFTAGFRLVLLGAAVVAAIATVAQYALYDASNDSIGKSFEGVGMVVEDLRSLPDTLGPLLVGDTLVRFANGIVYVFFVRVVVDVLAVGATLPVVGDLSPEAYFGVLLGVEMAVALLTMIPVARLARSVGLKPVVAIGFAVYAVFPAMLIFAPPDPAVLAVLFAFSGLRFAGLPAHKALIVGPAEADAGGRVTGTYYLVRNVVTIPSALVGGWIYGRSPETAFALATVVGLVGVAFFVLRGREFEAYAGA
- a CDS encoding PaaI family thioesterase, with protein sequence MHDGPTDEPDPIDADHVDLLQAFIESHGFLSWLDLTVEELERGRIVMSVPYDEKLVNPGSPVGSIHGGIAATLVDTASGFALRSTFDDPTNGSLATTDLNVTYLRPATNDLRVEAEVLRAGGSMGFTDTLVSSVAPDGEQKDVAVGRTSYRLFPDADRA
- a CDS encoding potassium channel family protein, giving the protein MHRDEPVEYEPVSVKAVLAEMKDTAELLIDLSFSAVLHGSPDLAAEVLTLESRMDVLQLQARMSVMMAARSPEDVEDLAPVLGVVGAAEKISDAAGDIAKVVLEEVGLPDAMRAALPEAVETLVRVPVTDDSSYVSQTLGGINMETETGVRVIAVRREQATGKARWITNPDRDTALGAGDTLILRGFEEGLREVYEVASGDPYESPDSPGAADAALERAVDSIVLMKNMSELAVDLAYGAVLFDSRGVAEEVAELEAEVDALKSRFEAWTLQAAARVDDPVSLRGLVHLASATEVISDAALEISEGVLRGLKAHPVVAEAVEESDEVIVRTVVTDGSALAGTTLGDQEVKTATGMRVIAVRRGDPAGRADGDETATAADESETENGEWEVSPGADTRLRPGDVLIAKGTRAGAERLTAMAGSPEEFEVD
- a CDS encoding proline dehydrogenase family protein yields the protein MIPPIASRFVAGETPAAAFDHVRRANEDDVKVILNLLGEHYHDRAAADADADAYVSLVRDIGATDLDACVSVKPSQLGIDIADEVFRENVRRIVEAADEHDVFVWCDMEDADTTDATLDAFETLAREFDGGVGQCVQANLRRTRSDLDRLADVPGKIRLVKGAYDESESIAYTDKTDVNEAYRENLKFLFKERDGGIAVGSHDPTMIALASELSAEYGADYEVQMLMGVREDEQRRLADEGVETWQYAPYGDKWLSYFYRRVRERKGNALFALRAVVGV
- a CDS encoding DUF7536 family protein, yielding MDTLSVKRNVVIGAVVGVALAVAVYVVRALELLGPVGGTREYPVLGADGFFLLLAFVLASATTLFVASALTVVAAVRALRTPEE
- a CDS encoding alkaline phosphatase family protein, which produces MGLFDRLRGDDDPRVAFIGIDGVPHSLLEKHPSRFPNFAALADEGSAAAIDSIVPPESSACWPSLTTGVNPGETGVYGFQDREIGSYDTYVPMGRDVQATRVWDRIADNGRDATVLNVPVTFPPQRNVQRMVSGFLSPGVDKAAYPDDLRDYLESIDYRIDTNAKLGHNDDKSEFLDVSHETLDKRFEAFTHYIEQDDWDLFFGVFMTTDRVNHFLFEDYARDGEYYEEFMSFYEKVDDYVGEIRDMLPEDVTLVVASDHGFTVQDYEVEINQWLQDEGWLSFAGDDHEELGDIDDDTRAYSLIPGRLYLNLEGREPRGSVPKSEYEAVRDKLKAEIEALEGPDGTPVAKRVVEKEDAFRGDHDDIAPDLTIIPNHGFDLKAKFKSHDDGVFSTGPRNGMHSFENATLFVDEPDATITDADLLDIAPTLLELMDVEYARADFDGASLV
- a CDS encoding CDP-2,3-bis-(O-geranylgeranyl)-sn-glycerol synthase translates to MVALLELVASALWAMLPAYVPNNAAVLAGGGAPIDGGRTWGGRRVLGDGKTWRGTAIGTLAGVALALALNAVAVPVGAAAGIDLPAFPPLAALALALGAMLGDIGASFIKRRSGRERGAAFPGLDQLDFVVGALALALVLAPGWVLSTFTLERLVVVLVATPLLHVATNVIAYLIGVKNEPW
- the pyrE gene encoding orotate phosphoribosyltransferase, whose protein sequence is MTDATTDAVTDAELIAALRDAEAVLFGEFELAHGGTSDYYVDKYRFETDPTCLGLVAEAYAERVGDATLAGVALGAVPLVAATAVETGSPYVIVRKAAKEYGTGNRIEGTLDEGEEVVVLEDIATTGQSALDAVEALREAGATVNRVLVVVDREEGAAELIADHGVELESLLTATRLLEDR